The Phycisphaerae bacterium genome has a segment encoding these proteins:
- a CDS encoding tetratricopeptide repeat protein, translating into MKQERNKLYAILICVVLVLTTVIAYEQVRYNDFVGYDDYSYVTENPNVTGGITSESIRWAFTTPYAYNWHPLTWLSHMLDCRLFGLNPTGHHIINLLFHIANTLLLFWVLKRMTGAIWQSAFVAAVFALHPLHVESVAWAAERKDVLSSFFWMLTMIAYVRYAEQPSIKRYLPVVLAFSLGLLSKPMVVTLPFVLLLLDWWPLGRGKWGRLIAEKIPLFALAAVSSLVTYIVQQRTGAMAGADLLPVTIRTTNALVSYINYIGKMIYPSGLAVFYPHPLKLQIWQPIVSAVMLTVISTIVIYMGRRRRYLAVGWLWYLGTLVPVVGLVQVGLQAMADRYTYLPLIGIFIMVSWGAAELTAKWRYRNAVLGITASVILVAMLICTRTQMHYWQNSLTLFGRALEVTEDNQVMQTNYGNALLEKGQFEESITHLKEALKLRPEDFEARYNLGLAFLNLGKIDEAIVCFTESLKTSDKVYKVHSDLGLAYAEKGNLDMAIGHYKEALRLQPDYVKAINNLGSALKKQGKIDEAIKQWERALQLQPDFANPHYNLGVAMAEQGKYDDAVNHLKEALRIRPGWAEAHYELGGVYIRQGKRKQAAEQFAEALRLDPNYVEARVSLARILLEAGQVLPAIGHYYKILQLEPDNIDALNNLGWFLATTKDTSIANSAEAIKLAQHACELTKYEQAELLDTLAAAYASAGKFNEAAETAEKAVKSAEAGGKKELADEIQKRLELYKAGQPYQQK; encoded by the coding sequence ATGAAGCAAGAGCGCAACAAACTTTATGCCATTCTAATTTGCGTGGTATTAGTCCTGACCACCGTTATAGCTTATGAGCAAGTTCGATACAATGACTTCGTCGGCTATGACGACTATTCATACGTTACTGAAAACCCGAATGTTACCGGGGGAATAACCAGTGAGTCAATCCGCTGGGCATTTACCACACCTTACGCTTACAACTGGCACCCGCTGACGTGGCTTAGCCATATGCTGGACTGCCGGCTTTTCGGGCTGAATCCCACAGGGCATCACATAATTAATCTACTTTTTCACATCGCGAATACTTTGCTGCTGTTCTGGGTTTTAAAAAGGATGACGGGGGCGATTTGGCAAAGCGCCTTCGTGGCCGCGGTTTTTGCTTTGCATCCGCTGCACGTTGAATCTGTCGCGTGGGCGGCTGAACGCAAAGACGTATTGAGCAGTTTTTTCTGGATGCTCACTATGATAGCTTACGTGCGGTATGCGGAACAGCCCAGCATAAAAAGATACCTGCCGGTAGTTCTGGCATTTAGTCTGGGACTATTATCCAAGCCAATGGTGGTGACATTACCATTTGTTCTGCTTCTGCTGGACTGGTGGCCTTTAGGCCGGGGCAAGTGGGGCCGTTTGATTGCGGAAAAAATACCATTGTTTGCACTCGCGGCAGTATCAAGTTTAGTTACATACATTGTTCAACAACGGACAGGAGCTATGGCCGGGGCAGATTTATTACCTGTAACTATCCGCACAACCAACGCCCTTGTTTCTTATATCAACTACATAGGCAAGATGATTTACCCAAGCGGGCTGGCGGTTTTTTATCCCCATCCGCTTAAACTACAGATTTGGCAACCGATAGTTTCTGCCGTGATGTTAACGGTCATATCGACGATTGTGATTTATATGGGCAGGCGACGACGTTATCTCGCGGTCGGCTGGCTATGGTATCTCGGAACTTTAGTACCTGTCGTCGGCCTGGTCCAGGTCGGCTTACAAGCGATGGCCGACCGCTATACTTACCTGCCACTGATTGGAATCTTTATTATGGTGAGCTGGGGAGCAGCCGAGCTTACCGCAAAATGGCGATATCGAAATGCAGTGCTCGGAATAACAGCAAGCGTAATACTCGTTGCGATGCTGATTTGTACCCGAACGCAGATGCACTACTGGCAAAACAGTCTAACTCTATTCGGACGCGCGCTTGAGGTGACGGAAGATAATCAGGTTATGCAAACTAACTACGGGAACGCGCTGCTCGAAAAGGGGCAGTTTGAGGAATCTATCACACACCTTAAAGAAGCACTGAAGCTGAGGCCGGAAGACTTTGAAGCGCGCTATAATCTCGGCTTAGCGTTTCTCAATCTGGGAAAGATTGACGAAGCTATTGTGTGTTTTACAGAGTCACTTAAAACCAGCGATAAAGTATACAAGGTGCACAGCGATTTAGGTTTGGCTTATGCTGAAAAAGGCAATCTTGACATGGCCATCGGACACTACAAGGAGGCATTGAGACTACAGCCGGATTATGTCAAGGCCATAAATAATCTCGGCTCGGCCCTGAAAAAGCAGGGCAAAATCGATGAAGCAATAAAACAATGGGAAAGGGCGCTGCAACTGCAGCCTGATTTCGCCAACCCTCATTACAATCTGGGCGTGGCGATGGCCGAGCAGGGAAAATACGATGACGCTGTTAATCATCTTAAGGAAGCTTTGCGGATACGACCGGGGTGGGCCGAGGCACACTATGAGCTCGGCGGTGTTTATATCCGGCAAGGCAAACGCAAGCAGGCGGCTGAGCAATTCGCCGAGGCGCTAAGGTTAGACCCCAACTACGTTGAGGCACGAGTCAGTCTTGCCCGTATTCTGCTCGAAGCGGGCCAAGTTTTGCCGGCCATCGGGCACTACTACAAGATACTGCAATTAGAACCAGACAATATTGATGCGCTTAATAATCTCGGCTGGTTTTTGGCAACCACGAAAGATACGAGCATCGCGAATTCGGCTGAAGCTATAAAACTTGCTCAACATGCCTGCGAGCTTACCAAATATGAGCAAGCCGAATTGCTGGACACGTTAGCCGCTGCTTATGCTTCGGCGGGGAAATTCAACGAGGCAGCAGAAACCGCAGAGAAAGCGGTCAAGTCGGCCGAGGCCGGCGGTAAAAAAGAGCTGGCAGATGAGATTCAAAAGCGGCTGGAGCTTTATAAAGCAGGCCAGCCGTATCAGCAAAAATAA
- a CDS encoding tetratricopeptide repeat protein — MIKQKKVLFFISLALAASTLIAYEQVRLNGFVNYDDDLYVTENPNVNKGISGNSIIWAFTTGYCNNWHPLTWLSHMLDCQVFGLKPAGHHIVNLFFHIANTLLLFWILKKMTGGIWQSAFVAAVFALHPLHVESVAWIAERKDVLSGFFWMLTIAAYVRYAKRPDIKKYLLAVLFLCLGLMSKPMTATLPFVLLLLDWWPLDRFQSKGGISPKSKSAKAGYQKASLGSLIKEKIPLFALAVILSVITFAVQQKGKPTEISAAVPASIRITTAPLNVRISNALVSYVSYMVKTVYPKRLAVLYPHPTDSLPKWEPIVCFVLLAAITAGVIYLARRQRYLATGWLWYLGTLVPVIGLVQVGAQAMADRYTYLPSIGIFIMAAWGAGELLAKRRYQKLAMGTAAGIVLAILMICTHKQVSYWQNSSTLFGHTLAVTEKNFIMHDNYGVELLNAGQLDEAAKQFDKSLQINPEYLKALSHKGKVLLEQGKFNEAITWFTEMVRTVPDYPDVQYLLGVSYARKGEYEKSVPLFEAALRLKPNWPDAYNDLALAYLLIGKYEPAIRNYNESLRLKPDNPAAINNLGIALKKQADIEAAGRNKK, encoded by the coding sequence ATGATTAAGCAAAAAAAGGTTTTGTTTTTTATAAGCTTAGCACTCGCTGCATCGACGCTTATTGCGTATGAGCAGGTGCGCCTAAACGGGTTTGTCAACTATGATGATGATTTATATGTTACCGAGAACCCAAATGTTAATAAGGGCATAAGTGGCAATTCAATTATCTGGGCATTTACCACCGGCTACTGCAATAACTGGCACCCATTAACGTGGCTGAGTCATATGCTGGACTGTCAGGTTTTCGGGCTGAAGCCAGCGGGGCATCACATAGTCAATCTGTTCTTTCATATAGCAAATACCTTGCTGTTATTCTGGATTTTGAAAAAGATGACAGGGGGAATTTGGCAAAGCGCATTTGTAGCAGCGGTTTTCGCTTTGCATCCGCTGCATGTTGAATCCGTCGCATGGATAGCTGAACGCAAGGACGTGTTGAGCGGGTTTTTCTGGATGCTGACTATAGCCGCTTACGTGCGATACGCAAAACGACCGGATATAAAAAAGTATTTATTGGCAGTTCTATTTCTTTGTCTGGGTCTAATGTCGAAACCAATGACAGCGACTCTGCCTTTTGTACTGCTTCTGCTTGACTGGTGGCCGCTGGACAGGTTCCAAAGCAAGGGGGGAATTTCGCCAAAATCCAAGTCAGCAAAAGCCGGCTACCAAAAGGCATCTCTCGGGAGTCTAATCAAAGAAAAGATTCCTCTGTTTGCTCTTGCAGTGATTCTGAGCGTAATTACCTTCGCTGTTCAACAAAAGGGAAAGCCGACAGAAATATCGGCAGCAGTCCCCGCGAGCATTCGCATAACGACCGCCCCTTTAAATGTCCGCATATCAAACGCCCTTGTTTCTTATGTCAGCTATATGGTTAAGACGGTTTATCCGAAGCGATTGGCGGTTTTGTATCCCCATCCGACCGACAGCCTGCCGAAGTGGGAGCCGATAGTTTGTTTTGTGTTACTGGCAGCTATAACAGCAGGAGTAATTTATCTTGCCCGACGGCAACGATATCTGGCAACGGGATGGCTGTGGTATCTCGGAACTTTAGTGCCGGTAATCGGGCTGGTCCAAGTGGGGGCACAGGCAATGGCTGACCGTTATACATATTTACCGTCGATAGGGATTTTTATTATGGCTGCGTGGGGCGCAGGTGAACTTTTGGCCAAAAGGCGATATCAGAAACTCGCGATGGGAACAGCAGCGGGGATAGTGCTTGCTATATTAATGATATGTACCCACAAACAAGTAAGCTACTGGCAGAACAGCAGCACGCTATTCGGTCATACCCTTGCGGTGACAGAAAAGAATTTCATAATGCACGACAACTATGGAGTGGAACTGCTTAACGCAGGCCAACTCGACGAAGCAGCCAAGCAGTTTGACAAGTCGCTGCAAATTAATCCGGAGTACTTAAAGGCCCTCAGCCACAAGGGAAAAGTTCTTCTCGAACAAGGGAAATTTAACGAAGCAATCACCTGGTTTACCGAGATGGTGAGGACTGTACCTGACTATCCCGATGTACAATATCTTCTGGGAGTAAGCTACGCCCGAAAGGGTGAGTATGAAAAGTCTGTCCCGCTATTCGAAGCTGCTCTGCGTCTGAAACCTAACTGGCCTGATGCATACAACGACTTGGCGCTGGCATATCTGCTAATTGGCAAATATGAGCCTGCGATTCGAAACTACAATGAGTCACTTAGGCTTAAACCTGACAATCCGGCGGCGATTAACAATCTGGGAATAGCCCTGAAGAAGCAGGCCGATATTGAAGCTGCTGGAAGAAATAAAAAATAG
- a CDS encoding UDP binding domain-containing protein, with product MSDHSVSPEGKKFALPEKGEYVKEFKRIESMAKAARDEGKEVVVVMGVGFVGAVMAAIVADTVDKKSGKASKFVIGCQRPSPRSYWKIPMLNKGLSPVKAEDPEVEPMIKRCVLEKKTLVATYNDDCLTLADCVVVDVQCDYTKNDLGNMRTGRTEMAALEATIKTISEKVSAKCLTLIETTVAPGTTEFVAWPIMKKAFAARGIKSEPLLAHSFERVMPGRNYVSSIRDFWRVCSGCNAEARKRVEKFLREVLNTEKFPLTVMDRPIESETTKIVENSYRATTLAFLDEWSLFAERNGVDLIKVINAIKVRPTHSNMIFPGPGVGGYCLPKDGGLGYWAYKHILGFNDDIFKITPMAIDINDTRGLRAATLARDALRNIGRQVAGARILLCGASYRQDVADTRYSGSEIIVRKLTEMGAEMRVHDPYLEHWYELESQETYPSAGHSLARFFRNQDELVNIRVQHDLASALKGAQAIILAVGHEPYLQLDPEKIVKWAGAPLAVIDCFGILDDEKIRRYFELGCEVKALGRGHIQRIKKEVRRKAVG from the coding sequence ATGAGCGACCATTCAGTAAGTCCGGAAGGTAAAAAGTTTGCCCTGCCTGAAAAGGGCGAATACGTCAAAGAGTTTAAACGCATAGAGTCCATGGCAAAGGCGGCGCGCGACGAAGGCAAAGAAGTCGTCGTAGTGATGGGCGTCGGTTTTGTCGGCGCGGTGATGGCGGCAATTGTCGCCGATACCGTCGATAAGAAAAGCGGCAAGGCCTCTAAGTTTGTCATCGGCTGTCAGCGTCCCAGTCCACGAAGCTACTGGAAGATTCCGATGCTTAACAAAGGGCTGTCACCTGTGAAAGCGGAAGACCCTGAGGTCGAGCCGATGATAAAGCGCTGCGTGCTGGAGAAGAAGACGCTCGTAGCCACCTACAACGACGACTGCCTGACACTTGCGGACTGCGTGGTGGTGGACGTTCAGTGCGATTATACAAAGAACGACCTCGGCAACATGCGGACCGGCAGGACGGAAATGGCCGCGCTGGAGGCGACAATAAAAACCATCAGCGAAAAGGTGTCGGCAAAATGCCTGACACTGATTGAGACGACTGTTGCGCCCGGGACGACGGAGTTCGTGGCCTGGCCGATTATGAAGAAGGCATTTGCGGCGCGCGGCATAAAGTCGGAGCCGCTTCTGGCGCACAGCTTCGAGAGGGTGATGCCGGGCAGGAATTACGTTTCATCGATACGGGATTTCTGGCGGGTTTGTTCCGGCTGCAACGCGGAAGCGAGAAAACGCGTCGAAAAATTTCTGCGGGAAGTACTCAACACAGAGAAATTTCCGCTGACAGTTATGGACCGGCCGATCGAATCAGAGACCACAAAGATTGTCGAAAATTCCTATCGTGCGACGACACTGGCATTTCTCGACGAGTGGAGTTTGTTTGCCGAGCGCAACGGCGTTGACCTGATTAAGGTCATAAATGCAATTAAGGTCCGGCCAACACACAGCAACATGATATTTCCGGGGCCCGGCGTCGGGGGGTACTGCCTGCCGAAAGACGGCGGCTTAGGATACTGGGCATACAAACACATACTCGGCTTCAATGACGATATATTCAAGATAACACCGATGGCAATCGATATCAACGACACCCGCGGCCTTCGCGCAGCGACATTGGCGAGAGACGCGCTTCGGAATATAGGCCGGCAGGTAGCGGGAGCGCGCATACTTTTGTGCGGGGCCAGCTACCGGCAGGACGTTGCCGACACCCGCTACAGCGGGTCGGAAATAATCGTTCGTAAGCTGACCGAGATGGGAGCAGAGATGCGAGTGCACGACCCATATCTCGAACACTGGTATGAGCTGGAAAGTCAGGAGACATATCCGTCAGCAGGACACTCGCTGGCAAGATTCTTCCGCAATCAGGACGAGCTGGTTAATATCCGCGTTCAGCACGACCTTGCATCTGCGCTTAAGGGCGCCCAAGCAATTATACTTGCTGTCGGGCACGAGCCATATTTGCAGCTCGACCCGGAGAAGATAGTTAAATGGGCAGGCGCACCTTTAGCGGTGATTGACTGTTTCGGCATACTGGACGACGAGAAAATCCGGCGGTATTTTGAACTCGGCTGCGAAGTAAAAGCCTTAGGCCGGGGACATATCCAGCGAATCAAAAAAGAAGTGAGAAGAAAAGCAGTGGGCTAA
- a CDS encoding sigma-70 family RNA polymerase sigma factor: protein MTPFSKNQTDAELFARFSAGEEAAFREIVNRYKNGLYAFLRHFINRQDLIEDVFQETFLQLFTSRESFDSDRPLRPWLFTIAANKAKDALRKQQRTPTATIGTFADAQEMSFDDVLDSLTSDSTKPYEKLEDGEVASQVRQVIADMPENLREILILAYFNQFSYKQMADVLSIPIGTVKSRLHTAVGRFSKDWKTAFRSKKPDDRAK from the coding sequence ATGACGCCTTTTTCGAAAAACCAGACCGACGCCGAACTGTTCGCTCGCTTCTCTGCCGGCGAGGAAGCCGCGTTTCGTGAAATCGTAAATCGTTACAAAAACGGCCTTTATGCGTTTCTGCGCCATTTTATAAACCGCCAGGACCTCATCGAAGACGTCTTTCAGGAGACCTTCTTACAGCTATTCACCAGCCGGGAAAGTTTCGACTCCGACCGGCCTCTGCGCCCCTGGCTGTTCACTATCGCCGCGAATAAAGCGAAGGATGCCCTTCGCAAACAGCAGCGAACGCCCACCGCCACAATAGGGACCTTCGCCGATGCCCAGGAAATGTCGTTCGATGACGTCCTGGACAGCCTTACTTCCGACAGCACAAAGCCTTATGAAAAATTGGAGGATGGCGAAGTTGCCTCGCAGGTCAGACAGGTTATAGCGGATATGCCGGAAAACCTGCGGGAAATTTTGATTTTAGCCTATTTTAACCAATTTTCTTACAAACAAATGGCTGACGTCTTAAGTATACCTATTGGAACAGTTAAAAGCAGGTTGCACACAGCCGTTGGACGGTTCTCTAAAGACTGGAAAACAGCTTTTAGGAGCAAAAAACCAGATGACCGAGCTAAATAA
- a CDS encoding right-handed parallel beta-helix repeat-containing protein: MRKLAFSVVFLVGLGAAFLISVPIAFADPNLIGWWNFDDGGGDIAGDSSGNGYDGTLVGGPTWIAEGSGYDGSGFLDFDGTDDYVDVNYVSEDAFLLPRYTVSMWFRRDTDNDERSVFSLFRPNAEGNWDDAWHGMLISLNRDEAGRIRYSHLFPFAAGGAAGSTYSIYSTPYTYGIGQWHHIAAVRDSNNSRLLYVDGEEVGSNTQDVGAFDEPLRLFIGAIRPGYLKAWDGAIDDVRIYNRSLSQTEILQVMNKIFIIEGTPVTVPEGYIGWFHISLAWEPDEPVEVSVAPLSGDTDITVLYGSTLHFDSTNYAVPQSVILVAAEDDDYLNETAVIRVSAVGYISVDVAAIEADNDPVPPVIYVDDDADGADDGSSWHDAFNYLQDALYAAANTGGEANNIRVAQGTYEPDRGQHQTPGDRTASFDLQSGVTLYGGFAGLGMPDPNVREPNLYQTILSGDLDANDVYVNDPRDLITEPTRAENSYHVVVSSYSDATAVIDGFTITGGNAMTSWPYGHGGGMFCYYNANCTVNNCTFLENTSRFGGGLAGNSGCDYLRVTDCTFLRNAASNNGGGIDLYQSHYVVLADCSFIGNVGISTGAGGMSIINSSSPTLTNCIFGENSADGYAGGIFNNGSSPTLTNCIFSDNSALNGGGGGMYNGYYSSPTLTNCTFSGNSANTEGGGMVNDYYSNPNITNCILWGNTAPAGAQIYNIETSFSAVTFSDVQGGFPGLGNIDADPCFVDPANGDYHLKSEGWSWDAERDRWTYDDVTSRCIDAGNPGSPLGDESLSVPDDPNNIWGQNLRIDMGAFGGTAEASIPPYDWAMLADLTNDGLVDLIDFAYQAADWLNSADSQPGDLSRDSLIGMDDLALLVEDWLTQTSWH, from the coding sequence ATGAGGAAGTTGGCATTTTCCGTGGTTTTCTTGGTAGGTTTGGGGGCGGCATTTCTAATTTCAGTTCCAATTGCATTTGCTGACCCGAATCTTATCGGCTGGTGGAACTTCGATGACGGCGGCGGCGATATCGCCGGCGACTCAAGCGGCAACGGCTACGACGGCACACTTGTCGGCGGCCCGACTTGGATTGCCGAGGGCAGCGGATATGATGGAAGCGGGTTTCTTGATTTTGACGGGACGGACGACTACGTCGATGTCAATTATGTCTCTGAAGATGCCTTTTTACTTCCGCGATACACGGTATCGATGTGGTTTCGTCGGGATACGGACAATGATGAGCGAAGCGTCTTTTCGCTTTTTAGACCCAACGCGGAGGGAAACTGGGACGACGCATGGCATGGAATGCTGATATCGCTTAACCGCGACGAGGCAGGCAGGATCCGTTATTCTCATCTGTTTCCTTTTGCGGCGGGTGGTGCCGCGGGCAGCACTTATAGTATTTATAGCACGCCCTACACATACGGCATCGGCCAGTGGCATCACATAGCAGCGGTAAGAGATTCAAATAACAGCAGATTGCTGTACGTTGACGGGGAAGAAGTGGGTTCAAATACACAGGACGTGGGTGCGTTTGATGAGCCGTTACGGCTATTCATTGGAGCAATAAGACCAGGTTACTTGAAAGCATGGGACGGTGCAATAGATGATGTCCGAATCTATAACCGCTCATTGTCACAGACCGAGATATTGCAGGTAATGAATAAGATTTTCATTATTGAAGGCACGCCGGTCACGGTGCCCGAAGGTTATATCGGATGGTTCCATATATCTCTTGCTTGGGAACCGGATGAGCCGGTAGAAGTTTCTGTGGCTCCCCTTTCAGGTGATACTGATATTACTGTCCTCTATGGCTCGACTCTGCATTTCGACTCAACCAATTACGCTGTGCCGCAATCGGTTATCCTTGTTGCAGCGGAAGATGATGATTATCTTAATGAGACAGCCGTTATCCGGGTAAGTGCAGTTGGTTATATTTCTGTTGATGTCGCCGCCATTGAAGCTGACAACGACCCAGTCCCGCCGGTTATTTATGTCGATGACGATGCCGATGGCGCCGATGATGGCTCAAGCTGGCATGATGCGTTCAATTATCTGCAGGATGCCTTGTATGCTGCGGCAAATACCGGCGGTGAAGCCAACAACATCAGGGTCGCTCAGGGTACATACGAGCCCGACCGCGGACAACACCAAACACCCGGCGATAGAACCGCCTCATTTGATTTGCAGTCTGGCGTAACCTTATATGGCGGCTTTGCCGGCCTTGGAATGCCCGACCCTAATGTCCGAGAACCGAATTTATACCAGACAATCCTCAGTGGCGACCTCGACGCTAACGATGTTTATGTAAACGACCCACGTGATTTAATTACTGAGCCGACAAGAGCCGAAAATAGCTACCACGTTGTAGTCAGCAGTTACTCCGATGCAACGGCTGTCATCGACGGCTTTACCATAACTGGTGGAAACGCCATGACCTCGTGGCCCTATGGCCATGGCGGCGGAATGTTCTGCTATTATAATGCAAATTGCACGGTCAATAACTGTACTTTTCTTGAGAACACCTCAAGATTCGGTGGAGGACTGGCTGGCAATTCAGGGTGCGATTATTTGCGCGTAACTGACTGCACCTTCTTACGAAACGCAGCAAGCAATAACGGCGGCGGGATAGATTTATATCAATCGCACTATGTGGTGCTGGCCGATTGCTCATTCATCGGAAACGTTGGCATCAGCACCGGCGCAGGTGGGATGTCAATTATTAATTCGAGTTCCCCGACACTAACCAACTGCATATTCGGCGAAAACTCGGCAGATGGCTACGCTGGTGGGATATTCAACAACGGCAGCAGCCCAACACTAACCAACTGCATATTCAGCGACAACTCGGCTCTCAATGGTGGTGGAGGTGGGATGTACAACGGCTACTACAGCAGCCCCACGTTGACCAACTGCACTTTCAGCGGGAACTCGGCGAATACCGAAGGCGGCGGAATGGTCAACGACTACTACAGCAACCCGAATATAACCAACTGCATACTCTGGGGCAATACCGCTCCAGCCGGGGCGCAGATATATAATATTGAGACAAGCTTTTCAGCTGTTACTTTTTCCGATGTTCAGGGCGGCTTCCCCGGCCTTGGCAATATCGATGCCGACCCCTGCTTTGTTGACCCTGCCAATGGTGATTATCATCTAAAGAGCGAGGGCTGGAGTTGGGACGCCGAACGCGACCGCTGGACCTATGATGATGTCACTAGCCGCTGCATCGACGCCGGCAATCCCGGCTCACCGCTCGGCGATGAGTCCCTTTCTGTCCCCGATGACCCGAACAATATCTGGGGACAAAATCTTCGCATCGATATGGGCGCCTTCGGCGGAACAGCCGAAGCTTCCATCCCGCCCTATGATTGGGCGATGCTTGCTGACTTGACTAACGATGGCCTTGTTGACTTGATTGATTTCGCCTATCAGGCCGCCGACTGGCTCAATTCCGCCGACAGCCAGCCGGGTGACCTCAGTCGCGATAGCTTGATTGGTATGGATGACCTTGCTTTGCTTGTCGAGGACTGGCTCACCCAAACCTCCTGGCATTAA